In a single window of the Oscarella lobularis chromosome 2, ooOscLobu1.1, whole genome shotgun sequence genome:
- the LOC136200206 gene encoding uncharacterized protein isoform X1, producing the protein MQIFVNVAQSTRTLVVNVDSFDTVDVLKLRVKEKIGLDSDNLTLDLILLYGGCHLRGKQALWEYGISNGSTIECRTSVLSENEKRIGDSTGILMPTGRLYFYGDQEEKTVASLKRLIEKEEGYGFLEQSLVLGKANISNRELLSTVLKRSKASGLPLTLMLPGMIRIFVKSSKESFFATVYTHDTIKEVKLKLMARKGYDSHRQHLAFRDRELNDSESVKSCNIIRDSTVLLILGANKGNIDGTATDIAIQRLKNLCQTLESENKTLKGRLNQLEAQNIRMTALAETRETERRRAIYELEEYKAQKSQLQERCRSLEEERTAAMREVEDYKSQKLQLTERCENLETQNRKRLDEIEAQRLELVRSEGELEDKRVELRGLRASLAESQRRLDEYIDVLTIDKDQVSLTQQKLGSGAYADVVVGHWHGMKVAVKKFHELITTPYLIPMFQREVRIASRLHHPNIIRVCGAIMSEGHPLQIVSELLQGSVSELIIAARASGSRYLTTYEQLSIAIEITSAIAYLHQLMPRPYVHGDIRPTNVLVTRDMKVKVGDLGATHFLESRSVGPVSANYLAPERFEPISAHSSLPSDVYSLGVSLIEILIGVSPIRDERNRQLGQVANQRRLYLLCSRMIADERNVKNRPTSSECLEELRTEMDDCLESGKEPLKRLVMGKFDSRNNRHWVTLSDSFYL; encoded by the exons ATGCAGATTTTTGTCAACGTCGCACAGTCGACACGAACTCTAGTAGTCAATGTCGACAGTTTTGACACTGTGGATGTTTTGAAACTACGtgtgaaagagaaaataggTCTAGATAGCGACAACTTGACGTTGGACCTAATTTTACTGTACGGTGGATGTCATTTGCGTGGAAAGCAAGCCCTTTGGGAGTACGGTATTTCAAACGGTTCAACTATTGAGTGCAGAACTTCCGTCCTttctgaaaatgaaaaacgtATTGGCG ATTCAACTGGAATTCTAATGCCAACAGGCAGACTCTATTTTTACGGGGACCAGGAGGAAAAGACTGTAGCATCCCTCAAACGTCTAATAGAAAAGGAGGAGGGTTACGGCTTTTTAGAGCAGTCTTTAGTTCTTGGCAAAGCAAATATAAGTAACAGAGAATTGCTTTCTACTGTGCtgaaaagaagcaaagcaAGCGGCTTACCTTTGACTCTGATGTTACCTG GTATGATTCGGATTTTTGTCAAATCGTCCAAAGAAAGCTTTTTCGCCACTGTTTATACGCATGATACTATTAAAGAAGTTAAACTTAAACTAATGGCACGGAAAGGCTACGATTCTCATCGTCAACATTTGGCATTTCGTGACAGGGAACTAAACGATTCCGAAAGTGTGAAGTCCTGCAATATTATCAGGGATTCAACAGTATTGTTAATTTTAGG AGCTAATAAAGGGAACATAGACGGAACGGCTACAGACATTGCAATTCAGCG GTTGAAGAATCTGTGTCAAACCCTTGAAAGCGAAAACAAAACGCTGAAGGGAAGACTTAACCAACTCGAAGCTCAAAA TATACGCATGACTGCACTTGCCGAGACTCGGGAAACcgaaaggagaagagcaaTTTATGAACTTGAAGAATATAAGGCCCAaaa AAGTCAGCTGCAAGAACGTTGTCGAAGCCTTGAAGAGGAAAGAACAGCAGCGATGCGTGAAGTCGAGGACTATAAATCCCAGAA ACTACAATTGACTGAACGCTGTGAAAATCTTGAGACGCAGAATAGAAAAAGATTGGATGAAATTGAAGCTCAAAG ACTTGAATTAGTTAGAAGTGAAGGAGAACTTGAAGACAAACG AGTTGAGCTAAGAGGTCTTAGAGCGTCTCTCGCCGAGTCTCAGCGCCGCCTTGACGAATACATTGACGTGTTAACCATTGACAAGGACCAGGTTAGCTTGACCCAACAAAAGCTTGGATCTGGCGCATATGCAG ATGTAGTCGTTGGTCACTGGCACGGTATGAAAGTGGCCGTCAAGAAATTCCATGAACTGATAACAACACCGTATCTAATACCAATGTTTCAGCGCGAAGTTCGCATTGCAAGTCGACTCCATCACCCCAATATCATTCGGGTGTGCGGAGCGATAATGAGCGAAGGCCATCCACTTCAAATCGTCTCGGAATTGCTTCAAGGATCGGTCAGCGAATTAATCATCGCCGCACGAGCTTCAGGCTCTCGCTATTTGACGACTTACGAGCAGCTGTCAATCGCTATTGAGATAACGTCAGCGATTGCCTACCTTCACCAGCTGATGCCTCGTCCCTATGTGCACGGCGACATTCGGCCGACAAATGTGCTAGTGACGAGAGACATGAAAGTGAAAGTAGGCGATCTGGGCGCTACTCATTTTTTGGAGTCTAGATCAGTGGGCCCCGTCAGTGCTAACTATCTTGCTCCTGAGCGATTTGAGCCAATTTCAGCTCACAGCTCGTTGCCTAGCGACGTCTATAGTTTAGGCGTTTCTTTGATTGAAATCCTTATTGGAGTAAGTCCTATTCGAGATGAGAGAAATAGGCAGCTGGGGCAGGTGGCTAATCAACGTCGATTGTATCTGCTATGCTCACGAATGATCGCGGATGAGAGAAACGTGAAGAATCGACCCACGAGCAGTGAGTGCTTGGAGGAGCTGAGAACGGAAATGGATGATTGTCTTGAGAGCGGAAAGGAACCATTGAAAAGGTTGGTTATGGGAAAGTTCGACAGTCGAAATAATCGTCACTGGGTTACGTTGTCAGATTCATTTTACCTGTAA
- the LOC136200207 gene encoding mitochondrial glycine transporter-like isoform X1: MSRSQQNSLAISFMGGSVSGLCSAVLLQPLDVVKTRLQLISRDEALPKSGMRGVIVSILRHENPLALWKGLVPSLYRVVPGIGIYFCALNFLQNSLSLHRPSLYQSLVMGASARTCACLILHPFTVLKTRLESGKFRYKSVPGGIKLVIKAEGLPGLYAGLGPTMVRDVPFSALYLMFYNRIKTAIKSNTDSLPSLVNFSSGLVSGILASIVTHPADVLKTRLQTETSHRLTSFQTIYIIISREGLLAFYKGLLPRIVRRTATASISWTIYEEITSKLS, encoded by the exons atgAGCAGAAGCCAA CAGAATTCGTTGGCAATCTCTTTTATGGGGGGCTCTGTCAGCGGATTGTGTTCCGCCGTACTTCTGCAGCCGCTCGACGTCGTAAAAACGCGACTGCAGCTCATCTCACGAGATGAAGCACT GCCAAAATCGGGCATGAGAGGCGTCATTGTCAGCATTCTACGTCACGAGAATCCACTCGCTTTGTGGAAAGGCCTTGTTCCG TCGCTCTATCGAGTTGTTCCTGGTATTGGAATATATTTCTGCGCTTTGAACTTTCTGCAGAATAGTTTGAG TTTGCATCGTCCCAGTTTATATCAGTCTCTTGTGATGGGTGCATCGGCTCGTACTTGTGCTTGTCTCATTCTGCATCCATTTACTGTTCTAAAAACTAGACTAGAG AGTGGTAAATTTCGTTATAAGAGTGTTCCTGGTGGAATAAAGTTGGTCATAAAGGCAGAGGGATTGCCAG GCTTATATGCTGGCTTGGGTCCAACGATGGTGAGAGACGTTCCCTTTTCTGCTTTATATTTAATGTTTTATAATAGAATTAAAACGGCTATTAAATCTA ATACAGATAGTTTGCCTAGTCTTGTGAACTTTTCAAGTGGACTAGTATCTGGTATACTAGCGTCCATTGTTACTCATCCAGCTGATGTTTTGAAGACCAGACTTCAAACAGAAACCAGTCACAGACTTACTTCATTTCAAACtatttatattattattagcaGAGAAGGCTTATTAGCGTTTTATAAAGGCTTGTTGCCGCGGATTGTGAgacgaacggcgacggcgtctaTATCATGGACCATTTATGAAGAG ATTACTTCAAAACTGAGTTGA
- the LOC136200206 gene encoding uncharacterized protein isoform X2, with the protein MQIFVNVAQSTRTLVVNVDSFDTVDVLKLRVKEKIGLDSDNLTLDLILLYGGCHLRGKQALWEYGISNGSTIECRTSVLSENEKHSTGILMPTGRLYFYGDQEEKTVASLKRLIEKEEGYGFLEQSLVLGKANISNRELLSTVLKRSKASGLPLTLMLPGMIRIFVKSSKESFFATVYTHDTIKEVKLKLMARKGYDSHRQHLAFRDRELNDSESVKSCNIIRDSTVLLILGANKGNIDGTATDIAIQRLKNLCQTLESENKTLKGRLNQLEAQNIRMTALAETRETERRRAIYELEEYKAQKSQLQERCRSLEEERTAAMREVEDYKSQKLQLTERCENLETQNRKRLDEIEAQRLELVRSEGELEDKRVELRGLRASLAESQRRLDEYIDVLTIDKDQVSLTQQKLGSGAYADVVVGHWHGMKVAVKKFHELITTPYLIPMFQREVRIASRLHHPNIIRVCGAIMSEGHPLQIVSELLQGSVSELIIAARASGSRYLTTYEQLSIAIEITSAIAYLHQLMPRPYVHGDIRPTNVLVTRDMKVKVGDLGATHFLESRSVGPVSANYLAPERFEPISAHSSLPSDVYSLGVSLIEILIGVSPIRDERNRQLGQVANQRRLYLLCSRMIADERNVKNRPTSSECLEELRTEMDDCLESGKEPLKRLVMGKFDSRNNRHWVTLSDSFYL; encoded by the exons ATGCAGATTTTTGTCAACGTCGCACAGTCGACACGAACTCTAGTAGTCAATGTCGACAGTTTTGACACTGTGGATGTTTTGAAACTACGtgtgaaagagaaaataggTCTAGATAGCGACAACTTGACGTTGGACCTAATTTTACTGTACGGTGGATGTCATTTGCGTGGAAAGCAAGCCCTTTGGGAGTACGGTATTTCAAACGGTTCAACTATTGAGTGCAGAACTTCCGTCCTttctgaaaatgaaaaac ATTCAACTGGAATTCTAATGCCAACAGGCAGACTCTATTTTTACGGGGACCAGGAGGAAAAGACTGTAGCATCCCTCAAACGTCTAATAGAAAAGGAGGAGGGTTACGGCTTTTTAGAGCAGTCTTTAGTTCTTGGCAAAGCAAATATAAGTAACAGAGAATTGCTTTCTACTGTGCtgaaaagaagcaaagcaAGCGGCTTACCTTTGACTCTGATGTTACCTG GTATGATTCGGATTTTTGTCAAATCGTCCAAAGAAAGCTTTTTCGCCACTGTTTATACGCATGATACTATTAAAGAAGTTAAACTTAAACTAATGGCACGGAAAGGCTACGATTCTCATCGTCAACATTTGGCATTTCGTGACAGGGAACTAAACGATTCCGAAAGTGTGAAGTCCTGCAATATTATCAGGGATTCAACAGTATTGTTAATTTTAGG AGCTAATAAAGGGAACATAGACGGAACGGCTACAGACATTGCAATTCAGCG GTTGAAGAATCTGTGTCAAACCCTTGAAAGCGAAAACAAAACGCTGAAGGGAAGACTTAACCAACTCGAAGCTCAAAA TATACGCATGACTGCACTTGCCGAGACTCGGGAAACcgaaaggagaagagcaaTTTATGAACTTGAAGAATATAAGGCCCAaaa AAGTCAGCTGCAAGAACGTTGTCGAAGCCTTGAAGAGGAAAGAACAGCAGCGATGCGTGAAGTCGAGGACTATAAATCCCAGAA ACTACAATTGACTGAACGCTGTGAAAATCTTGAGACGCAGAATAGAAAAAGATTGGATGAAATTGAAGCTCAAAG ACTTGAATTAGTTAGAAGTGAAGGAGAACTTGAAGACAAACG AGTTGAGCTAAGAGGTCTTAGAGCGTCTCTCGCCGAGTCTCAGCGCCGCCTTGACGAATACATTGACGTGTTAACCATTGACAAGGACCAGGTTAGCTTGACCCAACAAAAGCTTGGATCTGGCGCATATGCAG ATGTAGTCGTTGGTCACTGGCACGGTATGAAAGTGGCCGTCAAGAAATTCCATGAACTGATAACAACACCGTATCTAATACCAATGTTTCAGCGCGAAGTTCGCATTGCAAGTCGACTCCATCACCCCAATATCATTCGGGTGTGCGGAGCGATAATGAGCGAAGGCCATCCACTTCAAATCGTCTCGGAATTGCTTCAAGGATCGGTCAGCGAATTAATCATCGCCGCACGAGCTTCAGGCTCTCGCTATTTGACGACTTACGAGCAGCTGTCAATCGCTATTGAGATAACGTCAGCGATTGCCTACCTTCACCAGCTGATGCCTCGTCCCTATGTGCACGGCGACATTCGGCCGACAAATGTGCTAGTGACGAGAGACATGAAAGTGAAAGTAGGCGATCTGGGCGCTACTCATTTTTTGGAGTCTAGATCAGTGGGCCCCGTCAGTGCTAACTATCTTGCTCCTGAGCGATTTGAGCCAATTTCAGCTCACAGCTCGTTGCCTAGCGACGTCTATAGTTTAGGCGTTTCTTTGATTGAAATCCTTATTGGAGTAAGTCCTATTCGAGATGAGAGAAATAGGCAGCTGGGGCAGGTGGCTAATCAACGTCGATTGTATCTGCTATGCTCACGAATGATCGCGGATGAGAGAAACGTGAAGAATCGACCCACGAGCAGTGAGTGCTTGGAGGAGCTGAGAACGGAAATGGATGATTGTCTTGAGAGCGGAAAGGAACCATTGAAAAGGTTGGTTATGGGAAAGTTCGACAGTCGAAATAATCGTCACTGGGTTACGTTGTCAGATTCATTTTACCTGTAA
- the LOC136200205 gene encoding lysosomal alpha-mannosidase-like yields the protein MDSKLASAFVLVFAFCATSCVCTDVTGDHINVWIVAHTHDDTGWLETVDQYYIEQVQWILSTSTQALLNNPERKFTYVEMAFFARWWEDLDNKTRADVLKVIENGQLQLNLAGWCMNDEGSTTYSADIDQMTVGALFAKQDLNTRPLVGWHVDPFGHSAVTPSLWADIGFNAFGINRIDYRIKDARKANKSLEFVWRGSKSLGPERDMWIHIMDSHYCSPAECAYDSSLFIQDNPDLPTFKMDVIQQGEAFVAMARQRLTWYRHNHLLIPFGCDFAHQNADRSFSQMDELIRYVNSNSSFNATVKYGTLNDYAMAVNALNLTWEVYEGDFFPYATEPEQFWTGYYTSRPQLKGDARSNAAFLQVAETLYSLASRVMNFDKTSAYESIDDLRKAVAVVQHHDAITGTEKEVVVRDYELMLREGNASSGMVIADFLGKMISAEKPPKLSMNESVLATLKPGQSVPVVVYNSLGWTRENYVAIPVNRTDLTVTDESGKAVPSDVIKGNNKTYSARLYFLATVPPLGFTTYFIQATPSDNAAKTFRHSLGDTMIENQFYKVTVSGDSGRFTSIFDKSNGKSLQVNQDLFQYESAAQNNEQASGAYIFRPAQDNRTVVGDSKHSATLSSTIPFFTMRNFSTSPIVLATAYGQDYVDTFAVVTSNVGQKDFSTQAYRVDQKEWTQGHFAINYWAFDPKSLPAGVQAASIEVGASPSAMCKTMPLKFPNPFSGRPTLLATVRKSEKSNESYIATANDVNGQGATFNICRADGKSWTEKISLDWLAIDSSQDLGKPGIVHGTFPIQTGSNNTKVLRTNVTLGAAYPFYAPSIVALVTSGSRAYTVTVTQKYDKSSQFSVNLCNVDVLPWNESLTIDYLVFPRATVEYPVTPGPVKVEVSTGKYVSEIRQTYRDNYVQMIRLYGGMASDGGSSPDMQYIEHEFLVGPLDMGRELVTRYMTNLNTANTWYADDNGLEMQTRHYNQGETERVAGNYYPMVAFAYIQDMTSDERMTLLGERAHGCTSNVNGMLEVMLHRRCLKDDGLGAGEALNEDIRVDPKLWIIFSDKQKSSFLQHHLSMQQQFPLQPVFGQPGDPHAWNSSAFRTSFTGLANPLPPNVHLLSLRPYNASSNSTILRLEHLFEVDESDEYSKPVQVTLSKLFAPGFSFSDPVEMALTATATKEEANKEQLRWKTADSYSRQAFESLEDDGDTITLRPREIRTFLVD from the exons ATGGATTCGAAGCTCGCCAGCgctttcgttctcgtttttgctttttgcgCCACGTCTTGCGTCTGCACCGACGTCACCGGTGATCACATCAACGTCTGGATTGTCGCTCACACGCACGACGACACTGGATG GCTCGAAACGGTCGATCAGTACTACATAGAACAAGTCCAATGGATCTTGAGCACATCG ACCCAAGCTCTCCTAAACAATCCCGAAAGGAAGTTTAC ATACGTAGAAATGGCATTCTTTGCTCGTTGGTGGGAAGACTTGGAC AATAAAACGCGAGCCGATGTTCTGAAAGTGATAGAGAACGGTCAGCTTCAATTGAATCTCGCCGGatg GTGCATGAATGACGAAGGATCGACTACCTATTCGGCCGATATCGATCAGATGACCGTGGGAGCGTTGTTTGCGAAGCAAGATCTCAACACCAGACCTTTG GTTGGCTGGCATGTTGATCCGTTTGGGCATTCGGCTGTGACGCCTTCGCTTTGGGCGGACATTGGCTTCAATGCGTTCGGTATAAATAGAATTGACTACAGAATCAAAGACGCGCGGAAGGCAAACAAG AGTTTGGAATTCGTGTGGAGAGGTTCAAAGAGTTTGGGTCCAGAACGCGACATGTGGATTCACATAATGGACAGCC ATTACTGCAGTCCTGCCGAGTGTGCTTACGACTCGAGTCTCTTTATTCAAGACAATCCGGACTTGCCCACGTTCAAA ATGGATGTCATTCAGCAAGGGGAAGCTTTTGTTGCGATGGCTAGACAGAG ACTGACTTGGTATCGCCATAATCATCTATTGATTCCGTTTGGCTGTGATTTTGCTCATCAA AATGCCGATAGAAGTTTTTCTCAAATGGACGAGCTGATTCGCTACGTCAACAGCAACAGCTCCTTCAACGCAACGGTCAAATACGGCACGCTCAATGATTACGCCATG GCCGTCAATGCTCTGAACTTGACTTGGGAAGTGTACGAAggcgatttctttccttATGCGACCGAACCGGAGCAATTCTGGACTGGCTACTATACGAGTCGACCTCAACTCAAAGGAGACGCTCGATCAAATGCCGCCTTTCTGCAGGTGGCAGAAACCCTCTATTCGCTGGCTTCTCGAGTGATGAACTTTGATAAAACG AGTGCCTATGAAAGTATCGATGATTTGAGAAAGGCTGTTGCCGTTGTCCAACATCACGATGCAATAACCG GAACGGAGAAGGAAGTCGTTGTCCGCGACTACGAGCTAATGCTTCGCGAGGGAAACGCGAGCAGCGGCATGGTCATCGCAGATTTTCTAGGCAAAATGATCAGCGCGGAGAAACCGCCCAAGCTGTCGATG AACGAATCCGTATTGGCTACGTTGAAGCCTGGTCAGAgcgttcccgtcgtcgtttatAATTCGTTGGGTTGGACGAGAGAGAACTACGTGGCTATTCCAGTTAATAG AACCGATTTAACCGTGACTGACGAGTCAGGAAAGGCTGTGccgtctgacgtcatcaagggCAATAATAAGACATACAGCGCGAGACTGTACTTTCTTGCTACTGTTCCTCCACTTGGGTTCACGACCTATTTTATTCAGGCGACACCTTCTGATAACGCG GCGAAAACGTTTCGACATTCTCTTGGAGATACAATgatagaaaatcaattttataAG GTGACGGTGTCCGGCGATTCGGGTCGATTCACTTCCATCTTCGACAAGTCCAACGGGAAATCGCTTCAAGTCAACCAGGATCTATTCCAATACGAAAGCGCGGCGCAAAACAACGAGCAGGCGAGCGGAGCCTACATATTCAGACCGGCACAG GATAATAGAACCGTGGTCGGTGACAGTAAACATTCCGCCACGTTATCGTCCACAATCCCCTTCTTCACCATGCGAAACTTCTCGACCTCTCCCATCGTTCTAGCAACGGCATACGGACAGGATTACGTTGATACGTTCGCGGTCGTCACGAGCAACGTCGGTCAGAAGGACTTCTCTACGCAGGCGTATCGAGTCGATCAAAAGGAGTGGACCCAGGGTCACTTTGCCATCAACTATTGGGCGTTCGATCCGAAGAGTCTTCCCGCGGGAGTCCaagcggcgtcgatcgaagtcggagcgtcgccgtcggctATGTGTAAAACGATGCCGCTGAAGTTTCCCAAT CCTTTCTCCGGTCGACCCACTCTGCTGGCTACTGTGAGAAAATCCGAGAAGTCTAACGAGTCGTACATTGCCACTGCAAACGATGTCAACGGGCAAGGCGCTACGTTTAATATTTGCAG AGCTGATGGGAAGAGTTGGACGGAGAAAATCTCTCTCGATTGGCTTGCTATTGACTCGTCTCAGGATCTCGGCAAGCCTGGTATCGTTCACGGCACGTTTCCTATACAAACGGGCTCCAACAACACCAAAGTTCT TCGCACGAACGTCACACTTGGGGCCGCGTATCCGTTTTATGCTCCGTCAATCGTTGCTCTCGTTACGAGTGGATCAAGG GCCTATACCGTGACAGTTACTCAGAAATACGACAAGAGTTCTCAGTTTTCCGTCAACTTGTGCAACGTTGATGTCCTTCCTTGGAACGAGTCATTGACT ATTGATTATCTCGTCTTTCCAAGAGCGACTGTGGAGTATCCAGTGACACCGGGGCCCGTCAAAGTCGAAGTTTCCACGGGAAAATACGTTTCCGAAATCAGACAG ACGTATAGGGACAATTACGTTCAGATGATACGACTTTACGGTGGAATGGCGTCGGATGGAGGATCGTCGCCCGACATGCAATACATTGAGCACGAGTTTCTCGTTGGTCCTTTAGATATGGGACGCGAATTGGTGACGAG ATATATGACGAATCTGAACACGGCGAACACGTGGTATGCCGATGATAATGGACTCGAGATGCAGACGAGACATTACAATCAAGGAGAAACTGAAAGAGTAGCAG GCAACTATTACCCGATGGTTGCATTTGCTTACATCCAGGACATGACGTCCGATGAACGGATGACCCTATTGGGCGAGAGAGCGCACGGATGCACGAGCAACGTTAACGGCATGTTAGAAGTCATGCTGCACAG GCGATGTCTGAAAGATGATGGTCTTGGTGCCGGCGAAGCTCTGAACGAAGACATTCGCGTCGATCCCAA ATTGTGGATTATATTTTCCGATAAGCAGAagtcgtcttttcttcagcaCCATCTCAGCATGCAGCAGCAG TTTCCTTTGCAACCCGTTTTTGGTCAGCCGGGCGATCCTCATGCGTGGAACTCTAGCGCGTTTAGGACCAGTTTTACTGGACTAGCCAATCCTCTGCCTCCCAATGTTCATCTGCTCTCTCTTCGTCCTTACAACGCGTCAAGCAA TTCTACAATTCTTCGACTTGAGCATTTATTTGAAGttgacgaaagcgacgaataTTCTAAGCCGGTTCAGGTCACGCTTTCTAAGCTCTTCGCTCCAGGCTTCTCGTTCAGTGATCCTGTGGAAATGGCCCTGACGGCAACTGCAACTAAAGAAGA AGCCAACAAGGAGCAACTTCGTTGGAAAACCGCAGATTCTTATTCTCGCCA GGCGTTTGAATCGCTGGAAGATGACGGAGATACAATTACGTTGCGGCCGAGGGAAATCCGCACTTTCCTAGTTGACTAA
- the LOC136200207 gene encoding mitochondrial glycine transporter-like isoform X3 → MSRSQQNSLAISFMGGSVSGLCSAVLLQPLDVVKTRLQLISRDEALPKSGMRGVIVSILRHENPLALWKGLVPSLYRVVPGIGIYFCALNFLQNSLSLHRPSLYQSLVMGASARTCACLILHPFTVLKTRLESGKFRYKSVPGGIKLVIKAEGLPGLYAGLGPTMN, encoded by the exons atgAGCAGAAGCCAA CAGAATTCGTTGGCAATCTCTTTTATGGGGGGCTCTGTCAGCGGATTGTGTTCCGCCGTACTTCTGCAGCCGCTCGACGTCGTAAAAACGCGACTGCAGCTCATCTCACGAGATGAAGCACT GCCAAAATCGGGCATGAGAGGCGTCATTGTCAGCATTCTACGTCACGAGAATCCACTCGCTTTGTGGAAAGGCCTTGTTCCG TCGCTCTATCGAGTTGTTCCTGGTATTGGAATATATTTCTGCGCTTTGAACTTTCTGCAGAATAGTTTGAG TTTGCATCGTCCCAGTTTATATCAGTCTCTTGTGATGGGTGCATCGGCTCGTACTTGTGCTTGTCTCATTCTGCATCCATTTACTGTTCTAAAAACTAGACTAGAG AGTGGTAAATTTCGTTATAAGAGTGTTCCTGGTGGAATAAAGTTGGTCATAAAGGCAGAGGGATTGCCAG GCTTATATGCTGGCTTGGGTCCAACGATG AATTAA
- the LOC136200207 gene encoding mitochondrial glycine transporter-like isoform X2: protein MSRSQNSLAISFMGGSVSGLCSAVLLQPLDVVKTRLQLISRDEALPKSGMRGVIVSILRHENPLALWKGLVPSLYRVVPGIGIYFCALNFLQNSLSLHRPSLYQSLVMGASARTCACLILHPFTVLKTRLESGKFRYKSVPGGIKLVIKAEGLPGLYAGLGPTMVRDVPFSALYLMFYNRIKTAIKSNTDSLPSLVNFSSGLVSGILASIVTHPADVLKTRLQTETSHRLTSFQTIYIIISREGLLAFYKGLLPRIVRRTATASISWTIYEEITSKLS, encoded by the exons atgAGCAGAAGCCAA AATTCGTTGGCAATCTCTTTTATGGGGGGCTCTGTCAGCGGATTGTGTTCCGCCGTACTTCTGCAGCCGCTCGACGTCGTAAAAACGCGACTGCAGCTCATCTCACGAGATGAAGCACT GCCAAAATCGGGCATGAGAGGCGTCATTGTCAGCATTCTACGTCACGAGAATCCACTCGCTTTGTGGAAAGGCCTTGTTCCG TCGCTCTATCGAGTTGTTCCTGGTATTGGAATATATTTCTGCGCTTTGAACTTTCTGCAGAATAGTTTGAG TTTGCATCGTCCCAGTTTATATCAGTCTCTTGTGATGGGTGCATCGGCTCGTACTTGTGCTTGTCTCATTCTGCATCCATTTACTGTTCTAAAAACTAGACTAGAG AGTGGTAAATTTCGTTATAAGAGTGTTCCTGGTGGAATAAAGTTGGTCATAAAGGCAGAGGGATTGCCAG GCTTATATGCTGGCTTGGGTCCAACGATGGTGAGAGACGTTCCCTTTTCTGCTTTATATTTAATGTTTTATAATAGAATTAAAACGGCTATTAAATCTA ATACAGATAGTTTGCCTAGTCTTGTGAACTTTTCAAGTGGACTAGTATCTGGTATACTAGCGTCCATTGTTACTCATCCAGCTGATGTTTTGAAGACCAGACTTCAAACAGAAACCAGTCACAGACTTACTTCATTTCAAACtatttatattattattagcaGAGAAGGCTTATTAGCGTTTTATAAAGGCTTGTTGCCGCGGATTGTGAgacgaacggcgacggcgtctaTATCATGGACCATTTATGAAGAG ATTACTTCAAAACTGAGTTGA